One stretch of Aeromicrobium fastidiosum DNA includes these proteins:
- a CDS encoding STAS domain-containing protein: MELALTARTEGDFEVIEVGGEIDVYTAPRLREAIVTAVDAGHTRLVIDVRKVDFLDSTGLGVLVGALKRVRADGGSLDIVCTQERILKIFEITGLDKVFGLHATVDEARAAQA; the protein is encoded by the coding sequence ATGGAGCTGGCACTGACTGCCCGCACGGAAGGCGACTTCGAGGTCATCGAGGTCGGGGGCGAGATCGACGTCTACACGGCTCCCCGGCTGCGCGAGGCCATCGTGACCGCGGTCGACGCGGGACACACGCGCCTCGTGATCGACGTGCGCAAGGTCGACTTCCTCGACTCCACGGGCCTCGGCGTTCTGGTGGGGGCCCTCAAGCGCGTCCGGGCCGACGGCGGCTCGCTCGACATCGTCTGCACCCAGGAGCGCATCCTGAAGATCTTCGAGATCACGGGACTCGACAAGGTCTTCGGTCTCCACGCGACGGTCGACGAGGCGCGCGCCGCGCAGGCGTGA
- a CDS encoding sodium-translocating pyrophosphatase, translated as MANATLVAAAGDIDLSNDNTIIVGVVAGIGLLALIMAAVFRADVLKASEGTEKMQEIGQAVQEGASAYLGRMFRTLAIFAVLAFGLLFLLPGDTDVRIGRSVFFLLGAGFSAAIGYLGMWLATRANIRVAAAAQTEGREPAMRIAFRTGGHVGMLTVGLGLLGAAAVVLIYQGEAPSVLEGFGFGAALLAMFMRVGGGIFTKAADVGADLVGKVEQNIPEDDPRNAATIADNVGDNVGDCAGMAADLFESYAVTLVAALILGSVAFGEQGLVLPLMIPAIGALTAILGVYLTRPRAGEGGLTTINRSFYVSAFISAIASSAAAWFYLPSSFGELDFAGGQEQNQLVAQFYQAPDPSTLDGDPRIIAIVAVLIGIVLAAVILALTGYFTGTETRPVKDVGKTSLTGAATVILSGLSVGFESAVYTALVIAAAVYGAFLLGSGSIVVSLFAVALAGCGLLTTVGVIVAMDTFGPVSDNAQGIAEMSGDVDEEGAQILTELDAVGNTTKAITKGIAIATAVLAATALFGSFADGIKESFSDILRAIDVTDQAALQALGNGLDQSDLTALQGILNVGDPSLLVGLIIGSAVVFLFSGLAINAVGRAAGAVVYEVRRQFREIPGIMEGTGRPEYGKVVDICTRDSLRELATPGILAIFAPIAVGFGLGVGALGAYLAGAIGTGLLMAVFLANAGGAWDNAKKLVEDGNHGGKGSPAHEATIIGDTVGDPFKDTAGPAINPLLKVMNLVALLIVPLIIKFTYGEDANELIRYSIAFAAALIIALAVYASKRRPITLETDYVEPDEEPAPTA; from the coding sequence ATGGCGAACGCGACCCTCGTTGCGGCTGCCGGTGACATCGACCTGTCGAACGACAACACGATCATCGTGGGCGTCGTCGCGGGCATCGGTCTCTTGGCACTGATCATGGCGGCGGTCTTCCGCGCCGACGTCCTCAAGGCCTCCGAGGGCACCGAGAAGATGCAGGAGATCGGGCAGGCCGTCCAGGAGGGAGCATCGGCCTATCTCGGCCGGATGTTCCGGACGCTCGCGATCTTCGCGGTCCTCGCCTTCGGCCTGCTGTTCCTGCTGCCCGGTGACACCGACGTCCGCATCGGGCGCTCGGTGTTCTTCCTGCTCGGTGCCGGCTTCTCCGCCGCGATCGGCTACCTCGGCATGTGGCTGGCGACGCGCGCCAACATCCGGGTGGCTGCCGCCGCCCAGACCGAGGGCCGCGAGCCCGCGATGCGCATCGCGTTCCGCACCGGCGGTCACGTCGGCATGCTGACGGTCGGCCTCGGGCTGCTGGGTGCCGCAGCCGTCGTGCTGATCTACCAGGGTGAGGCGCCCTCAGTGCTCGAGGGCTTCGGCTTCGGTGCCGCGCTGCTGGCGATGTTCATGCGCGTCGGCGGCGGCATCTTCACCAAGGCCGCCGACGTCGGCGCCGACCTCGTCGGCAAGGTCGAGCAGAACATCCCCGAGGACGATCCGCGCAACGCCGCGACGATCGCCGACAACGTGGGCGACAACGTCGGAGACTGTGCCGGCATGGCGGCCGACCTGTTCGAGTCGTACGCCGTGACGCTCGTGGCCGCGCTGATCCTCGGCTCCGTCGCGTTCGGCGAGCAGGGTCTCGTGCTCCCGCTGATGATCCCGGCGATCGGCGCGCTGACGGCGATCCTCGGCGTGTACCTCACGCGTCCGAGGGCCGGCGAGGGCGGACTCACCACGATCAACCGATCGTTCTACGTCTCGGCGTTCATCTCGGCGATCGCCTCGTCGGCCGCTGCCTGGTTCTACCTGCCGTCGTCGTTCGGCGAGCTCGACTTCGCCGGCGGCCAGGAGCAGAACCAGCTCGTCGCGCAGTTCTACCAGGCACCCGACCCCTCCACGCTCGACGGCGATCCCCGCATCATCGCGATCGTGGCGGTGCTGATCGGCATCGTGCTGGCCGCCGTCATCCTGGCGCTGACGGGCTACTTCACGGGCACCGAGACGCGTCCGGTCAAGGACGTCGGCAAGACGTCGCTGACGGGGGCCGCGACGGTCATCCTGTCGGGCCTGTCGGTCGGCTTCGAGTCGGCCGTCTACACGGCGCTGGTCATCGCGGCAGCCGTCTACGGGGCGTTCCTGCTCGGCAGCGGGTCGATCGTGGTCTCGCTGTTCGCCGTCGCGCTGGCCGGCTGCGGTCTGCTCACGACGGTCGGCGTGATCGTCGCGATGGACACCTTCGGCCCGGTCAGCGACAACGCGCAGGGCATCGCCGAGATGTCGGGCGACGTCGACGAGGAGGGCGCGCAGATCCTCACCGAGCTGGACGCCGTCGGCAACACGACCAAGGCCATCACCAAGGGCATCGCGATCGCCACGGCCGTGCTGGCCGCGACGGCGCTGTTCGGCTCGTTCGCGGACGGCATCAAGGAGTCGTTCTCCGACATCCTGCGTGCCATCGACGTCACCGACCAGGCTGCTCTCCAAGCCTTGGGCAACGGGCTCGACCAGAGCGACCTGACGGCCCTGCAGGGCATCCTCAACGTCGGCGACCCCAGCCTGCTGGTCGGCCTGATCATCGGCTCCGCCGTCGTGTTCCTGTTCTCGGGACTCGCGATCAACGCGGTGGGCCGTGCGGCCGGCGCGGTCGTGTACGAGGTCCGTCGCCAGTTCCGCGAGATCCCCGGCATCATGGAGGGCACGGGTCGTCCCGAGTACGGCAAGGTCGTCGACATCTGCACGCGCGACTCGCTGCGCGAGCTCGCGACGCCGGGCATCCTGGCGATCTTCGCCCCCATCGCGGTGGGCTTCGGGCTCGGCGTGGGCGCGCTGGGCGCGTATCTGGCCGGTGCGATCGGCACGGGACTGCTGATGGCGGTCTTCCTGGCCAATGCCGGCGGCGCGTGGGACAACGCCAAGAAGCTCGTCGAGGACGGCAACCACGGCGGCAAGGGCTCGCCCGCCCACGAGGCGACGATCATCGGCGATACCGTCGGCGACCCGTTCAAGGACACCGCCGGGCCGGCGATCAACCCGCTGCTCAAGGTCATGAACCTCGTGGCCCTGCTGATCGTGCCGTTGATCATCAAGTTCACGTACGGCGAGGACGCCAACGAGCTG